The proteins below are encoded in one region of Rhododendron vialii isolate Sample 1 chromosome 7a, ASM3025357v1:
- the LOC131333524 gene encoding putative F-box/LRR-repeat protein At3g18150 — protein sequence MGDARNQSHISRRTNPNESAIVTGKTSGSHHNRNPRTKRRKTNKRRDQEEEEDEEAQTLELEPDRLSELPDSLLLHILSLLPSFNQVIRAGTLSKRWLHLWTFVPNLVFTRSSSNPKKFVSGVSKTLTQSRVSKVEKFSILVPYSAAFSSDVDSWLLFAARNGAADLSLRFFNSIPGNVYVLPQVMCTNSRIKVLELANCVVKPVGLVSWNALKRLYFYGVMLSDAAMEGIVSGCPVLEILHVYRYVFKGLKVRSRSLRELVLSGYVHHFDEDDCNAYLEISAPNLRTLTISSCFYTWDVRLEDVTSLVRADLSFYLDIDDDAADVEEYDKYLDLLLELMEKLHHVEELKLATWCIQVLSVLEVRGWLSPSLNCKSLTLDTHVVDCDLPGLARLLDISPYLETLVISTETLSPSEFFVGGALYVAYSFNGKHYFQLRKSIPEGLLLHLKNVKIFGFRRVHWEVDLVQFLMKNAKVLENVNVYLQREGFQCQSECCVWQETFDEELDLSASSPHAVVRFFESPEEFKEALKLETMLTLVE from the exons ATGGGGGACGCTAGAAACCAGTCTCACATTTCCCGCCGTACGAATCCAAATGAATCTGCCATAGTCACCGGCAAAACCTCTGGTTCACATCACAATCGAAACCCTAGAACCAAACGGAGGAAGACGAACAAACGACGAGatcaggaggaggaggaggacgaagAAGCTCAAACCCTAGAACTCGAGCCGGACCGACTCAGTGAGTTACCCGACTCACTCCTCCTCcacatcctctctctcttgccctCCTTCAATCAAGTCATACGCGCAGGTACCCTCTCCAAACGCTGGCTGCACCTCTGGACTTTCGTCCCTAACCTAGTTTTCACCCGTTCCTCTTCTAACCCTAAGAAGTTCGTTTCTGGCGTTAGTAAAACCCTAACACAGTCTCGTGTTTCGAAGGTCGAGAAATTCTCGATCCTCGTTCCTTACTCCGCCGCGTTTTCCTCTGACGTCGATTCTTGGTTGCTTTTCGCGGCGAGGAATGGCGCGGCTGATCTTAGTTTGAGGTTCTTCAACTCGATACCCGGGAATGTTTATGTTTTACCTCAGGTTATGTGCACGAATTCGCGGATAAAAGTTCTGGAGTTGGCGAATTGTGTTGTTAAACCGGTAGGGTTAGTTAGTTGGAATGCACTGAAGAGGTTGTATTTCTATGGTGTGATGTTGAGCGATGCCGCAATGGAGGGGATTGTGTCGGGTTGTCCCGTGTTGGAAATTTTACATGTGTATCGTTACGTGTTTAAGGGGCTGAAAGTTAGGTCTAGGAGTTTACGGGAATTGGTTTTGAGCGGTTACGTTCACCATTTCGATGAAGATGATTGTAATGCTTACTTGGAAATTTCGGCTCCGAATCTTCGTACCTTGACGATTTCGTCTTGTTTCTATACATGGGATGTACGTTTGGAGGATGTGACGTCCTTGGTTAGAGCTGATCTCAGTTTCTACTTGGACATTGACGACGATGCTGCTGATGTGGAGGAGTACGATAAGTATCTCGACTTGTTACTGGAACTTATGGAGAAACTCCATCATGTTGAAGAACTGAAACTTGCCACCTGGTGTATTCAG GTTTTATCGGTACTGGAGGTGAGAGGATGGCTGTCTCCATCACTGAATTGCAAAAGTTTAACTCTAGACACGCACGTTGTGGACTGTGATCTGCCTGGATTAGCAAGGCTTCTTGACATTTCACCTTATCTGGAGACGTTAGTCATAAGCACAGAAACCTTGTCCCCTTCAGAG TTTTTCGTTGGAGGTGCGCTCTATGttgcttactctttcaatgGAAAGCACTACTTCCAATTACGAAAATCGATTCCTGAGGGTTTGTTGCTCCATCTCAAGAATGTTAAAATATTTGGCTTCCGAAGAGTACATTGGGAAGTAGATCTTGTACAGTTTTTGATGAAGAATGCCAAAGTGCTTGAGAATGTGAATGTCTACTTGCAAAGGGAAGGTTTTCAGTGCCAATCCGAATGCTGTGTGTGGCAAGAAACATTCGATGAGGAGTTGGATCTTTCAGCGTCCTCCCCCCATGCAGTAGTCAGGTTCTTTGAGTCACCTGAAGAATTCAAGGAAGCATTGAAATTGGAAACGATGCTAACACTAGTGGAGTGA